From the Butyrivibrio fibrisolvens genome, one window contains:
- the argF gene encoding ornithine carbamoyltransferase, which translates to MNLHGRDFLKLLDFTPEEIEYLLDLAADFKDKKQKGIPHNEYPTKNVALIFEKTSTRTRCSFEVAAHDLGMGSTYLEPTGSQIGHKESIADTARVLASMYDGIEYRGFDQEIVETLAKYSKVPVWNGLTNEFHPTQMLADLLTIREHFGYLKDIHLCYLGDARYNTGNSLMVACAKMGMHFTAVSNKKYFPSEDLINTCKDIAKETGAVIDFSEDVMAATKGADVIATDIWVSMGEPEEVWEERIKDLSPYAVNSKVMANAGDKAVFMHCLPSYHDLNTKMGQKIKDKYGLDEMEVTDEVFESEQSLVFQEAENRMHTIKAVMYATI; encoded by the coding sequence ATTAACTTACATGGCAGGGATTTTTTGAAACTTTTGGATTTTACTCCCGAGGAGATTGAATATTTATTAGATTTGGCAGCAGACTTTAAGGACAAGAAACAAAAAGGTATTCCTCATAATGAATACCCGACCAAGAATGTTGCTCTTATTTTTGAGAAAACATCAACTCGTACAAGGTGCTCGTTTGAAGTGGCAGCCCATGATCTTGGAATGGGTTCTACTTATCTTGAGCCGACGGGTTCTCAGATAGGTCATAAAGAGAGTATTGCTGATACAGCGAGGGTTCTTGCAAGCATGTATGATGGAATAGAATACAGGGGTTTTGATCAGGAGATAGTGGAGACTCTTGCCAAGTACTCCAAGGTTCCTGTTTGGAACGGCCTTACCAATGAATTCCATCCAACTCAGATGCTGGCAGATCTTCTTACTATAAGGGAACACTTCGGGTATCTAAAAGATATACATCTGTGCTATCTTGGGGATGCCAGGTACAATACTGGTAACTCTCTAATGGTTGCTTGTGCCAAGATGGGTATGCATTTTACTGCTGTTTCTAATAAGAAGTATTTTCCTTCAGAAGATCTTATAAATACATGCAAAGATATTGCAAAAGAAACAGGTGCTGTTATCGACTTCTCAGAAGATGTTATGGCCGCTACTAAGGGCGCAGATGTTATCGCAACTGATATCTGGGTATCTATGGGCGAGCCTGAAGAGGTATGGGAAGAGCGTATCAAGGACTTATCTCCGTATGCTGTTAACAGTAAGGTTATGGCTAATGCGGGTGATAAGGCGGTATTTATGCACTGTCTTCCTTCATATCACGACCTTAATACCAAGATGGGTCAGAAGATCAAGGACAAATATGGGCTTGATGAGATGGAAGTTACAGATGAAGTGTTTGAATCTGAGCAGTCACTGGTATTCCAGGAAGCCGAGAACAGAATGCACACTATCAAGGCGGTTATGTACGCGACGATCTGA
- a CDS encoding biotin--[acetyl-CoA-carboxylase] ligase: MLEMTEDRIRSMLTTKWAGQNLYVKKETGSTNDDAKEAGQKGEDHGTLIVADMQTKGRGRNGRYWHTPKEKNIAMSLLLHPEFPPAKAPELTIVMGLALAQGIEEVCGHKVGIKWPNDIVLDKHKLCGILTEMYLHDGRCDVVIGVGINVNQETFAPDIADMAGSLFTQTGIEYDRNEVIAKVMNAFEKDYELFLENENLKSLKDSYEAHLLNKGETVRVLDPKGEYQGTALGITDTGELIVAREDGNKAIINAGEVSVRGLYGYV; this comes from the coding sequence ATGCTTGAGATGACAGAAGATAGGATTAGATCTATGCTTACTACAAAGTGGGCTGGACAGAATCTTTATGTAAAGAAGGAAACCGGTTCGACCAATGATGATGCCAAAGAGGCCGGGCAAAAGGGTGAAGACCATGGAACGCTTATAGTTGCTGATATGCAGACTAAGGGACGTGGGAGGAATGGCAGGTACTGGCATACTCCTAAGGAGAAGAATATAGCAATGAGCCTTCTTCTTCATCCTGAGTTTCCGCCTGCCAAGGCACCTGAACTTACTATAGTAATGGGACTTGCCCTTGCTCAGGGTATAGAAGAGGTATGCGGGCATAAGGTAGGTATCAAGTGGCCCAATGATATAGTTCTTGATAAGCATAAGCTTTGTGGGATCCTTACTGAGATGTATCTTCATGATGGCAGATGTGATGTGGTTATAGGTGTGGGCATCAATGTCAATCAGGAGACTTTTGCACCGGATATAGCGGACATGGCCGGATCTCTTTTCACACAGACTGGTATAGAGTATGATAGGAATGAAGTTATCGCTAAGGTGATGAACGCTTTTGAGAAAGATTATGAACTCTTTTTGGAAAATGAGAATCTTAAGTCCCTTAAGGATAGCTATGAAGCTCATCTTCTTAACAAGGGAGAAACTGTCAGAGTCCTTGATCCAAAGGGTGAGTATCAGGGAACAGCTCTTGGCATAACTGATACGGGTGAACTGATTGTAGCAAGAGAAGATGGAAATAAGGCTATTATAAATGCAGGCGAAGTCTCGGTCAGAGGCTTGTACGGATATGTATGA
- a CDS encoding type III pantothenate kinase has translation MVLVVDIGNTNFTFGAFEGKEQKATFRMMSQNACTSDEYGIQLIAMLSANGINKEDIEGIIVASVVPQVMHAFISALIKYIGIRPYIVGPGIKTGIKITTENPKEIGPDLIVDAVAGFELYGGPVMVIDFGTATTYEIINEKGEFFTGVISPGIRISAKALWQDTAKLPEIEIRKPASILAKETISSMQAGLMYGQIGQTKYIISRMKEESGLSDMKVVATGGLGRVLVDDIPEIDVYNPALTLEGLRILYEKNRKVKPTESDYEDNAN, from the coding sequence CTGGTTCTTGTAGTAGATATTGGAAATACAAATTTTACATTCGGAGCTTTTGAAGGCAAAGAGCAGAAGGCAACCTTCCGCATGATGTCTCAGAATGCGTGCACTTCTGATGAGTATGGAATACAGCTTATCGCAATGCTAAGTGCTAATGGCATTAACAAAGAGGACATTGAAGGTATAATCGTTGCAAGTGTTGTACCTCAGGTGATGCATGCATTCATATCAGCACTTATCAAGTATATAGGAATAAGGCCTTATATAGTAGGCCCTGGGATCAAGACAGGCATCAAGATCACAACAGAGAATCCCAAGGAGATCGGTCCTGACCTTATAGTTGATGCTGTTGCGGGATTTGAGCTTTATGGCGGACCTGTCATGGTCATAGACTTTGGAACAGCTACTACATATGAGATCATCAATGAAAAGGGTGAGTTCTTCACAGGTGTCATCTCTCCAGGTATCAGGATCTCTGCCAAGGCTCTTTGGCAGGATACAGCCAAGCTTCCTGAGATCGAGATCAGGAAACCTGCATCAATACTTGCCAAGGAGACTATCTCCAGCATGCAGGCAGGACTTATGTATGGACAAATCGGTCAGACCAAGTATATAATAAGCCGCATGAAAGAAGAGTCAGGTCTGTCTGATATGAAAGTTGTAGCAACAGGCGGACTTGGAAGAGTACTTGTGGATGATATACCGGAGATAGATGTATACAATCCCGCGCTTACTCTTGAAGGACTCAGGATATTATATGAAAAAAACAGAAAAGTAAAACCTACAGAAAGCGATTATGAGGATAATGCAAATTAA
- a CDS encoding LytTR family DNA-binding domain-containing protein — protein MKLIKTKEEYLDENYLELHYDEIDDETVGVLERLRSALKYIEGTLDEKKLTVPIADMFYFETVDRKTFGYTRDTCIEVKETLQGIIDEYTDAGFVRISKSSIVNLYKIKKLQGDLNMRTLIYLRNDECLVMNRGYRAEFYKALNKLQGKKRSK, from the coding sequence ATGAAACTTATAAAAACAAAAGAAGAATATTTAGACGAGAACTACCTTGAACTTCACTATGACGAGATCGACGATGAGACAGTCGGCGTACTTGAAAGACTAAGATCTGCACTTAAATACATTGAAGGAACGCTTGATGAAAAAAAGCTGACAGTTCCTATTGCTGACATGTTCTATTTCGAGACTGTAGACAGGAAGACCTTTGGATACACCAGAGACACCTGCATCGAAGTCAAAGAAACGCTTCAGGGAATAATAGATGAGTATACTGATGCCGGGTTCGTTCGCATCAGCAAGTCATCGATAGTAAATCTCTATAAGATAAAAAAGCTTCAGGGTGATCTCAACATGCGAACCCTCATATATCTAAGGAATGACGAGTGCCTTGTGATGAACAGAGGTTACAGGGCGGAATTCTATAAAGCGCTTAATAA
- the greA gene encoding transcription elongation factor GreA — protein MDEKKILTYEGLKKYEDELENLKVVKRKEVAEKIKEAREQGDLSENAEYDAAKDEQRDIEARIEELEKILKNAEVVVEEEVDLDKISIGCKVKVKDMELDEEVVYKIVGSSEADSLKGKISNESPVGKALIGAKKNQTVKVETQVGVLKFKVLEIERPQIA, from the coding sequence ATGGATGAGAAGAAGATTTTAACTTACGAAGGCCTGAAGAAGTACGAGGACGAGCTCGAAAACCTTAAGGTTGTAAAAAGAAAAGAAGTTGCAGAGAAGATCAAAGAAGCTCGTGAGCAGGGCGACCTTTCTGAGAATGCTGAATATGATGCAGCTAAAGATGAGCAGCGTGATATCGAAGCAAGAATCGAAGAGCTTGAGAAGATCCTTAAGAATGCAGAAGTTGTAGTAGAAGAAGAGGTTGATCTTGATAAGATCTCCATCGGCTGCAAAGTTAAGGTTAAGGACATGGAGCTTGACGAGGAAGTTGTTTATAAGATCGTAGGATCATCAGAGGCAGATTCCCTCAAGGGCAAGATTTCTAACGAGTCTCCTGTAGGTAAGGCTCTTATCGGAGCTAAGAAGAACCAGACTGTTAAGGTTGAGACTCAGGTTGGCGTTCTTAAGTTCAAAGTACTTGAGATCGAGCGCCCTCAGATCGCATAA
- a CDS encoding DUF6145 family protein encodes MSNKDFEQNDDNVNSEGMSPDQVDEEIHSETLEGKKRKPQHLIINKESGKVINAETGEEVQSIDIVTEDGMLGSVSSTGRIVLCGANAYEEKYYFNPLFRKVPESIQKELRIICVLYTQNAGGVFTIEFEEDGTITMETNADEEDITYDEVSAGLLIGEIRRQRQDLFRALETYYKVIVLHHDISELLNEDETDDED; translated from the coding sequence ATGAGTAATAAAGATTTTGAACAAAATGATGATAATGTAAATTCTGAAGGAATGTCTCCAGATCAGGTGGATGAAGAGATTCATTCTGAAACTCTTGAGGGCAAGAAGAGAAAGCCTCAGCACCTTATTATCAATAAGGAGAGCGGTAAGGTAATAAATGCTGAAACAGGTGAAGAGGTTCAGTCTATTGATATCGTGACCGAGGACGGAATGCTTGGCTCTGTATCATCAACCGGTAGGATCGTCCTGTGTGGTGCTAATGCTTATGAGGAAAAATATTACTTCAATCCTCTTTTTAGAAAGGTCCCTGAAAGTATTCAGAAGGAACTACGCATTATCTGCGTACTTTATACTCAGAATGCAGGCGGTGTCTTCACTATAGAGTTTGAAGAAGACGGAACTATCACCATGGAGACCAATGCTGATGAAGAGGATATTACATATGACGAAGTCAGCGCCGGTCTTCTTATAGGAGAGATCAGAAGACAGCGTCAGGATCTTTTCAGGGCACTTGAGACTTATTACAAGGTTATAGTGCTCCATCATGATATATCAGAGCTTTTAAACGAAGATGAAACGGATGATGAGGACTAA
- the dusB gene encoding tRNA dihydrouridine synthase DusB translates to MRLRMQYYHKLQIGNVTIPNNIILGPMAGVSDLPFRLLCHEQGAGLVCMEMVSGKAITYKNKKTGDLMEIHEGEHPVSLQLFGSEPDTMARAVTMIKDRPYDILDINMGCPVPKVVSNGEGSALMKSPSLIEELVRSVKSATDRPVTVKIRKGFTDKSVNAVECALAAQQGGADAVAVHGRTREQYYSGKADWTIIAKVKEALSIPVIGNGDIVDAESAKRMIDETGCDGIMVARAAQGNPWIFREIAAGLKGDPIPDRPSKHEVYDMIMRHADLQLQYKGEYIGIREMRKHVSWYTTGYPNSAKLRDAVNAMEDMDSLRKACRDVFLAE, encoded by the coding sequence ATGAGGTTAAGAATGCAGTATTATCACAAGTTACAGATTGGTAATGTAACTATTCCTAATAATATAATCTTAGGCCCTATGGCAGGTGTATCAGACCTGCCATTTCGTTTGCTGTGCCATGAGCAGGGTGCAGGGCTTGTATGCATGGAGATGGTATCCGGTAAGGCTATTACCTATAAGAACAAAAAGACCGGAGATCTTATGGAGATCCATGAAGGCGAGCATCCTGTATCACTCCAGCTCTTCGGATCAGAGCCTGATACTATGGCCAGGGCTGTTACTATGATAAAGGATCGTCCTTATGACATACTTGATATCAATATGGGATGTCCTGTTCCCAAGGTTGTATCTAACGGTGAAGGCTCAGCACTTATGAAAAGTCCATCTTTAATAGAAGAACTGGTAAGAAGTGTAAAAAGCGCCACAGACAGGCCGGTAACTGTTAAGATTCGAAAAGGATTTACCGATAAAAGTGTCAACGCTGTAGAGTGCGCTCTTGCAGCCCAGCAAGGCGGAGCAGATGCAGTAGCTGTTCATGGAAGAACCAGGGAGCAGTACTATAGCGGCAAGGCAGACTGGACTATTATAGCTAAAGTTAAAGAAGCTCTGAGTATACCTGTAATAGGTAACGGAGATATTGTAGATGCAGAATCTGCCAAGCGTATGATAGATGAGACAGGGTGCGATGGCATTATGGTAGCAAGAGCTGCTCAAGGTAATCCCTGGATATTCAGAGAGATAGCTGCAGGACTTAAGGGTGACCCTATCCCGGACAGACCTTCCAAGCATGAAGTATATGACATGATCATGCGTCATGCTGATCTTCAGCTTCAGTACAAGGGCGAGTATATCGGCATAAGAGAGATGAGAAAGCATGTCTCATGGTATACGACAGGATATCCCAATTCCGCCAAGCTAAGAGATGCAGTCAATGCCATGGAAGATATGGATAGTTTAAGGAAGGCTTGCAGGGACGTCTTTTTGGCAGAATAA
- a CDS encoding ATP-binding protein, with amino-acid sequence MILNNRQLPVGIQSFEKLIDNNNLYVDKTEYVYRLVHTGMPYFLSRPRRFGKSLLLSTMKAYWEGKKELFKGLKIEELERDNPDAWQPYPVFYFDFNKANFAEDGALEAILEVQLQEWEKLYGETSKKVPLGARFGLLLKAAFEKTGKRCVVLVDEYDKPLLETMDNKQLVEHNKAVFKGFFSVLKSEDAHIQFVFITGVTKFSKVSIFSDINQLMDISMSMDYADICGITEKEIRDNFGPEVENLAKEQDLTTEECLEKLKLEYDGYHFHQKGSGVYNPYSLLNALFNREFDSYWFETGTPTFLVKRLRNMNFDVRKFNDKTLYATKDMLKDYRDDNPDVVPLLYQSGYLTLIDYNIRDQSYTLGFPNNEVQYGFFKSLLPVYVGDAGTGTGKDILSLKNHIEAGDLDDIKKVFMAIFAGIPYSSNDDPFEHDFQSVFYITLTLLGQYVRLEQHTNAGRIDCTVETNNYVYLFEFKRDDSADNALKQIDDMHYADTYAADKRTLYKIGVSFDSETRQMAEWKVKA; translated from the coding sequence ATGATACTAAATAACAGACAATTGCCTGTTGGCATTCAGAGTTTCGAAAAGCTTATAGATAATAACAATCTATATGTTGATAAAACTGAATATGTATATCGATTGGTTCATACAGGCATGCCATATTTCTTGAGTCGTCCTCGTCGCTTTGGTAAGAGCCTTCTCCTTTCCACAATGAAGGCGTATTGGGAAGGCAAAAAGGAACTCTTTAAAGGTTTGAAAATTGAGGAACTTGAAAGAGATAATCCTGATGCCTGGCAACCCTACCCGGTTTTTTATTTTGATTTTAACAAAGCTAATTTTGCAGAAGATGGAGCCTTGGAGGCAATACTTGAGGTCCAGCTTCAGGAATGGGAGAAATTATACGGAGAAACATCAAAAAAGGTGCCTCTTGGTGCCAGATTTGGTCTGCTTTTAAAGGCGGCTTTTGAAAAAACTGGCAAGCGCTGCGTTGTTCTTGTAGATGAATATGATAAGCCACTGCTTGAGACAATGGATAACAAGCAATTGGTAGAACACAATAAAGCTGTTTTCAAGGGATTCTTCTCTGTTTTAAAGAGTGAGGATGCGCATATCCAGTTTGTTTTTATTACTGGTGTTACAAAGTTCAGTAAGGTTAGTATATTTAGTGATATTAATCAGCTCATGGATATCTCTATGAGCATGGACTATGCAGATATCTGCGGTATAACAGAGAAAGAGATTAGGGATAACTTTGGGCCTGAAGTTGAGAATCTTGCTAAGGAACAGGACTTAACCACAGAGGAATGTCTTGAAAAACTAAAGCTGGAATATGACGGTTATCATTTCCATCAAAAAGGAAGCGGCGTTTATAATCCCTATAGCCTTTTGAATGCATTATTTAACAGAGAATTTGATTCATATTGGTTTGAGACTGGCACTCCGACTTTTTTGGTAAAAAGACTACGAAATATGAATTTCGATGTCAGGAAATTCAATGATAAAACCCTTTACGCTACCAAAGATATGCTAAAGGATTACAGAGATGATAATCCTGATGTTGTTCCGCTTTTATATCAGAGTGGTTATCTGACTCTCATAGATTATAATATAAGAGATCAGTCATATACGCTGGGATTTCCTAATAATGAAGTACAATATGGATTCTTTAAAAGTCTGCTACCGGTATACGTTGGAGATGCAGGCACTGGAACAGGAAAAGATATCTTATCTTTGAAAAATCATATAGAAGCAGGAGATTTGGATGATATAAAAAAGGTATTTATGGCTATCTTTGCAGGAATTCCATATTCTTCAAATGATGATCCTTTTGAGCATGATTTCCAATCAGTTTTTTATATAACACTTACATTACTTGGACAGTATGTACGTCTTGAGCAGCATACAAACGCTGGAAGAATAGACTGTACAGTAGAAACCAATAATTATGTCTACCTCTTTGAGTTCAAACGAGATGACAGTGCTGATAATGCCTTAAAACAGATAGACGATATGCACTATGCTGATACTTATGCGGCAGATAAAAGAACGTTGTATAAGATTGGAGTAAGTTTTGACTCTGAAACTCGTCAGATGGCTGAATGGAAGGTAAAGGCATAA
- a CDS encoding methyl-accepting chemotaxis protein, with amino-acid sequence MAKKTSSTSKKGKHISAQLLLVIVPIMTLAIAIVTTFIAISAKSVIKDLATKALAEEARANAAETSGEVQKITSYFEGLAQTIESTDFKNDQEIVDIYGFSMSQFSETELGFYIGLSNKDYIDASGWVPEDDYDPTQRPWYIEGLNYSTMTVNEPSIDANSKEMVASISRKITLKDGRSGVIAADIVLNNISKTTSAFKPLGTGATMMFSGTTMVASPAEDQIGKDVSDYPDDGFIQQVASITSSGGTDEIITIHGTDGYDYYVAFDQVEGTNWYLVSFVKVSEVLASLNRFIMISIIMAAVMILIMAIIMLNIITRMITKPVSSLTNNITRIADGDFTVDIQKGGDNVNEIGLMNNNMFDYVNQMRDTLAELKGVTGKLATEANNSKNASSDLNAQADEQNKAMQQIQEAMNDMANAVTELAEQATTLAQEVSNLTDKSNQTKETMSSLVTKARDGQRDMEIVQKGMSNISSSMEEMNEVVVVVGESANKINSIIEMINSIASETNLLSLNASIEAARAGEAGKGFAVVASEIGQLANNSADSTTQIAEIIKDITAQIHDLSEKSQANMEEISANLEAVNTTGETFEEIFRSLDETSDIVSEMIAKVGNVDEIATSMAAISEEQSASTEEVSATATTLASSAEQVAENSRGVDGSASAVSESSDRIEGLIKQFRL; translated from the coding sequence ATGGCTAAAAAAACTAGTAGTACATCAAAAAAAGGAAAGCATATCAGCGCGCAGCTTTTGCTGGTCATCGTGCCGATCATGACCCTGGCTATTGCGATAGTAACTACATTTATCGCTATCAGTGCAAAATCTGTCATTAAGGATCTAGCTACGAAAGCTTTGGCGGAGGAAGCAAGGGCTAATGCTGCTGAAACCAGTGGAGAGGTCCAAAAGATCACATCATATTTTGAAGGCCTTGCACAAACTATTGAATCTACAGACTTTAAAAACGATCAGGAAATAGTGGATATCTATGGCTTTAGTATGTCACAGTTTTCTGAGACTGAGCTTGGATTTTATATTGGATTATCCAATAAAGACTATATAGATGCTTCGGGATGGGTGCCTGAAGATGATTACGATCCTACACAAAGACCATGGTATATAGAAGGCCTTAACTACAGCACAATGACTGTTAATGAGCCTTCAATAGATGCTAACAGTAAGGAAATGGTTGCATCTATCTCAAGAAAGATAACACTTAAAGATGGTAGGAGCGGTGTTATTGCAGCAGACATTGTACTCAATAATATTTCTAAGACAACCAGTGCATTTAAACCTCTTGGCACAGGTGCAACAATGATGTTCTCTGGTACTACTATGGTAGCTTCACCGGCGGAGGACCAGATAGGAAAAGATGTTTCAGATTATCCTGATGATGGATTTATCCAGCAGGTGGCAAGCATTACAAGTTCCGGTGGAACGGATGAGATCATAACAATTCATGGAACAGATGGATATGACTACTATGTTGCATTTGACCAGGTAGAAGGAACAAACTGGTACCTTGTTTCTTTTGTAAAAGTATCTGAGGTTCTGGCATCACTTAATAGATTCATCATGATAAGTATTATTATGGCAGCTGTAATGATCCTTATTATGGCTATCATCATGCTCAATATCATCACAAGAATGATCACTAAGCCAGTAAGCTCACTTACTAACAATATTACAAGGATCGCAGATGGAGACTTTACTGTTGATATCCAAAAAGGCGGAGACAATGTTAACGAGATCGGCCTTATGAACAACAACATGTTCGACTATGTTAACCAGATGCGTGATACCCTCGCAGAGCTTAAGGGAGTTACAGGAAAGCTTGCAACAGAGGCCAATAACAGTAAGAATGCATCCAGTGATCTGAATGCCCAGGCTGATGAACAGAACAAGGCAATGCAGCAGATCCAGGAAGCTATGAATGATATGGCCAATGCTGTTACAGAGCTTGCAGAACAGGCTACTACACTGGCACAGGAAGTTAGTAACCTTACTGATAAGAGTAATCAGACCAAAGAGACTATGAGTAGTCTGGTTACCAAGGCTAGAGATGGTCAAAGAGATATGGAAATAGTTCAAAAAGGAATGTCCAATATCTCATCATCAATGGAAGAAATGAACGAAGTAGTAGTTGTGGTTGGAGAATCTGCTAATAAGATCAATTCTATTATTGAGATGATCAATTCTATTGCATCAGAAACTAATCTTCTTTCTCTCAATGCATCAATTGAAGCTGCAAGAGCTGGAGAAGCCGGTAAAGGATTTGCTGTTGTTGCTTCAGAGATTGGACAGCTTGCAAATAACAGTGCAGATTCGACAACTCAGATCGCCGAGATCATTAAGGATATAACAGCACAGATCCATGATCTTTCAGAAAAGTCCCAGGCCAATATGGAAGAGATCAGTGCAAACCTTGAAGCTGTTAATACAACAGGTGAAACCTTTGAAGAGATATTCAGAAGTCTTGATGAGACCAGTGATATTGTAAGCGAAATGATCGCCAAAGTCGGCAATGTTGATGAGATCGCAACTTCCATGGCAGCTATTTCTGAGGAACAGTCAGCCAGCACGGAGGAAGTAAGTGCTACAGCTACAACACTTGCATCTAGTGCTGAACAGGTTGCAGAAAACTCCAGAGGAGTTGATGGAAGTGCTTCTGCAGTATCCGAGTCTTCTGACAGGATTGAAGGACTTATAAAGCAGTTCAGATTGTAA
- the lysS gene encoding lysine--tRNA ligase, whose product MADNNQQNKGAAPAEEQDVGRLRQVRRDKLKELQDAGKDPFQIVKYDQTHHTQEIRDNVEKLETVLEVGEDGKTITPSREDIPAEKIVSIAGRMMSKRVMGKASFCNIQDRDGRMQVYVSRNDLGDEAYAEFKRMDIGDIVGIKGFVFKTKTGELSVHAFELTLLSKSLMPLPEKFHGLTDTETRYRQRYVDLVMNEDVKETFKKRSAILREIRNFLSGRDFMEVETPMLVENAGGAAARPFITHYNALGEDRKLRISLELYLKRLIVGGMERVYEIGRVFRNEGTDPRHNPEFTLMELYQAYTDYEGMMELTESMFRYLAETVCGTTQITYGDKVIDLGKPFKRLTMSDAVKEYAGVDFETIESAEAAVALAKEKGLEIEAGHDTKGDILNLFFEEFCEDKMIQPTFIMDHPVEISPLTKRKPSDPSKVERFELYINGWEMCNAYSELNDPIDQRERFKAQDALAAAGDEEANHTDEDFLNAMEIGMPPTGGIGYGIDRLCMLLTNAPSIRDVLLWPALKSLDPNARKSAEAEEESTGFFTPNNKIDFSNVKIEPLFEENVDFETFSKSDFRAVKVKNCVAVPKSKKLLQFTLDDGTGTDRTILSGIHAFYEPEELVGKTLVAITNLPPRAMMGIESCGMLLSAVNNKKDSEEEELHLLMVDNHIPAGAKLY is encoded by the coding sequence ATGGCAGATAACAATCAGCAGAACAAGGGTGCTGCTCCCGCAGAAGAGCAGGATGTAGGAAGACTTCGTCAGGTAAGACGTGATAAGCTTAAGGAGTTACAGGATGCCGGCAAGGATCCTTTCCAGATAGTAAAATATGATCAGACACATCACACACAGGAAATTCGTGATAACGTAGAAAAGCTTGAGACAGTTCTTGAAGTAGGAGAAGATGGCAAGACTATAACTCCAAGCAGAGAAGATATCCCTGCAGAGAAGATCGTATCCATCGCAGGTCGTATGATGTCCAAGCGTGTAATGGGTAAGGCATCTTTCTGCAATATCCAGGACAGAGACGGACGTATGCAGGTATATGTATCACGTAACGATCTTGGTGATGAAGCATATGCTGAGTTCAAGCGTATGGATATCGGTGATATCGTAGGAATCAAGGGCTTTGTATTTAAGACCAAGACAGGTGAGCTTTCAGTTCACGCTTTTGAGCTTACACTTCTTTCAAAGTCTCTTATGCCGCTTCCTGAGAAGTTCCACGGCCTTACAGATACAGAGACAAGATATAGACAGAGATATGTTGACCTTGTAATGAATGAAGACGTTAAGGAGACATTCAAGAAAAGGTCTGCTATCCTTCGTGAGATCCGTAACTTCTTATCAGGACGTGATTTCATGGAAGTTGAGACACCTATGCTTGTTGAAAATGCAGGTGGTGCTGCAGCAAGACCATTCATCACACACTACAACGCACTCGGAGAAGACAGAAAGCTTCGTATCTCTCTTGAGCTTTACCTTAAGAGACTTATCGTAGGTGGAATGGAAAGAGTATACGAGATCGGTCGTGTATTCCGTAACGAAGGAACAGATCCTCGTCACAATCCTGAGTTCACACTCATGGAGCTCTATCAGGCATACACAGATTATGAAGGAATGATGGAACTTACAGAGTCCATGTTCAGATATCTTGCTGAGACTGTATGTGGTACAACTCAGATCACATATGGTGATAAGGTCATCGACCTTGGTAAGCCTTTCAAGAGACTTACAATGTCTGATGCAGTTAAGGAATATGCAGGCGTTGATTTCGAAACTATCGAGTCTGCAGAAGCTGCAGTAGCACTTGCTAAGGAGAAGGGTCTCGAGATCGAAGCAGGTCACGATACAAAGGGTGATATCCTTAACCTCTTCTTCGAAGAGTTCTGTGAAGACAAGATGATCCAGCCTACATTCATCATGGATCACCCTGTTGAAATCTCACCTCTTACTAAGAGAAAGCCTTCTGATCCTTCAAAGGTAGAGCGTTTTGAGCTTTACATCAACGGATGGGAGATGTGTAACGCATACTCAGAGCTCAACGATCCTATCGATCAGAGAGAGCGTTTCAAGGCACAGGATGCTCTTGCAGCAGCCGGTGATGAGGAAGCTAACCACACAGATGAAGACTTCCTCAATGCTATGGAGATCGGTATGCCTCCTACAGGTGGTATCGGATACGGTATCGACAGACTTTGCATGCTCCTTACTAATGCTCCAAGCATCCGTGACGTACTGCTGTGGCCTGCACTTAAGTCACTTGATCCAAACGCAAGAAAGTCAGCAGAAGCTGAAGAAGAGTCTACAGGATTCTTCACACCTAACAACAAGATTGACTTCTCTAATGTTAAGATTGAGCCTTTATTCGAAGAGAACGTTGACTTCGAGACATTCTCAAAGTCAGACTTCAGAGCAGTTAAGGTTAAGAACTGCGTAGCAGTACCTAAGTCCAAGAAGCTCCTTCAGTTCACACTTGATGATGGAACAGGAACAGACAGAACTATCCTTTCAGGAATTCATGCATTCTATGAACCTGAAGAGCTTGTAGGTAAGACACTTGTAGCTATTACAAATCTTCCTCCAAGAGCTATGATGGGCATTGAATCCTGTGGTATGCTTCTTTCTGCAGTTAACAACAAGAAGGATTCCGAAGAGGAAGAGCTTCACCTTCTCATGGTTGATAACCACATTCCTGCAGGTGCTAAGTTATACTAA